Proteins encoded within one genomic window of Corvus hawaiiensis isolate bCorHaw1 chromosome 9, bCorHaw1.pri.cur, whole genome shotgun sequence:
- the CLCC1 gene encoding chloride channel CLIC-like protein 1 isoform X2: MLFPLVLCAVMLIGSCKVQEDEWIDPTDMLNYDAASGTMRRPYKGNYHDSEDKALDTVSTEISQSCSRVIDSLQHKIAECEKRTAKSHESRSFYIFKRYLNKILNEAGKLGLPEESVGYVHYDAEIILTRQTYVEILRFVNEEAWQPGALDEALSDILINFKHHDDQAWKWRFEDAFGIDLYNLFLLLLCLVCIVIVIATELWTRILWFVQLKRVLLISFFISFAWNWLYLYKLAFAQHQAEIAKMGQFDNVCEEKLDWRGSLIEWLRSTWTFQNDPCQKYYETLLVNPILLVPPTKALAITFTNFVTEPLKHVGQGIGEFIKALMKEIPLILQVPVLIMMALAVLAFCYGAGSSVSALRYLTSSQKKSLPLPASQQEQIAFGQYEGRPADEYYLQKHPSVPRGHQDRGDASTRPLPTARPGNGSRSPDTAHTSDKPDAQNRLYTESEVHRLGNLKAENLNEEPALEQQKQETGKAEGETGENGDPNRNLEGKSSAMEPSEEKKKIVLHDSQERD, translated from the exons ATGCTGTTTCCTTTGGTATTGTGTGCAGTTATGCTGATAGGGAGCTGTAAAGTTCAAGAAGATGAATGGATTGACCCCACTGATATGCTCAATTATGATGCAGCATCAGGAACAATGAGAAGACCTTACAAG GGAAACTATCATGACTCTGAGGATAAGGCTCTGGATACAGTCAGTACTGAAATCTCACAAAGTTGTTCCAGGGTAATAGATTCCTTGCAACACAAG ATTGCAGAATGTGAGAAGAGGACTGCCAAATCACATGAAAGCCgcagcttttatatttttaagcgATACTTGAATAAGATTTTAAATGAAGCTGGAAAACTTGGCCTT CCTGAGGAAAGCGTGGGCTACGTCCATTACGATGCTGAGATCATTCTTACAAGACAGACGTATGTGGAGATCCTTAGGTTTGTCAATGAGGAAGCCTGGCAGCCAGGTGCCCTGGATGAGGCACTGAGTGATATTTTGATAAATTTTAAACACCATGATGATCAAGCTTGGAAGTGGAGATTTGAAGATGCTTTTGGAATTGATCTATATAATTTGTTTTTG ctacTCTTGTGCTTAGTGTGCATTGTAATTGTAATAGCTACAGAACTCTGGACACGTATTCTTTGGTTTGTTCAGCTAAAACGTGTTTTATTAATAAGCTTTTTCATCAGTTTTGCATGGAATTGGCTTTACTTGTATAAG ctggctTTTGCTCAGCACCAGGCAGAGATTGCCAAGATGGGGCAGTTTGATAATGTCTGTGAGGAGAAGCTGGACTGGCGGGGAAGTCTTATCG AATGGCTTAGAAGTACATGGACGTTTCAGAACGATCCCTGTCAGAAGTACTATGAAACTCTGCTTGTAAATCCTATTTTGCTGGTTCCACCAACAAAG GCCTTGGCAATAACTTTCACCAACTTTGTAACTGAGCCTTTGAAGCACGTAGGACAAGGTATTGGTGAGTTCATCAAGGCACTTATGAAGGAGATACCATTAATTCTGCAGGTTCCAGTGCTCATTATGATGGCTCTGGCTGTCCTG gCTTTTTGCTATGGTGCAGGATCATCAGTGTCTGCATTAAGATATTTAACGTCTTCTCAGAAGAAAAGTCTTCCTCTGCCTGCGAGTCAGCAGGAGCAAATAGCCTTCGGGCAGTACGAAGGGAGGCCAGCAGATGAGTATTATTTGCAGAAGCATCCTTCTGTCCCCAGAGGCCACCAGGACAGAGGGGATGCCTCCACAAGGCCTCTCCCCACGGCGAGACCGGGCAATGGCAGCAGGAGCCCGGACACGGCGCACACCAGCGACAAGCCGGATGCACAG AACAGATTGTACACTGAATCTGAAGTGCATAGACTTGGAAATCTCAAAGCTGAAAACTTGAATGAAGAACCTGCACTTGAGCAGCAAAAACAGGAGACAGGTAAAGCTGAGGGAGAGACTGGAGAAAATGGTGACCCTAATAGAAACCTAGAAGGGAAAAGTTCTGCTATGGAACCatctgaagagaagaaaaagattgtTTTACATGACTCCCAGGAAAGAGACTAA
- the CLCC1 gene encoding chloride channel CLIC-like protein 1 isoform X4, with translation MLFPLVLCAVMLIGSCKVQEDEWIDPTDMLNYDAASGTMRRPYKVEEERGNYHDSEDKALDTVSTEISQSCSRVIDSLQHKIAECEKRTAKSHESRSFYIFKRYLNKILNEAGKLGLPEESVGYVHYDAEIILTRQTYVEILRFVNEEAWQPGALDEALSDILINFKHHDDQAWKWRFEDAFGIDLYNLFLLLLCLVCIVIVIATELWTRILWFVQLKRVLLISFFISFAWNWLYLYKLAFAQHQAEIAKMGQFDNVCEEKLDWRGSLIEWLRSTWTFQNDPCQKYYETLLVNPILLVPPTKALAITFTNFVTEPLKHVGQGIGEFIKALMKEIPLILQVPVLIMMALAVLAFCYGAGSSVSALRYLTSSQKKSLPLPASQQEQIAFGQYEGRPADEYYLQKHPSVPRGHQDRGDASTRPLPTARPGNGSRSPDTAHTSDKPDAQIVH, from the exons ATGCTGTTTCCTTTGGTATTGTGTGCAGTTATGCTGATAGGGAGCTGTAAAGTTCAAGAAGATGAATGGATTGACCCCACTGATATGCTCAATTATGATGCAGCATCAGGAACAATGAGAAGACCTTACAAGGTAGAAGAAGAAAGG GGAAACTATCATGACTCTGAGGATAAGGCTCTGGATACAGTCAGTACTGAAATCTCACAAAGTTGTTCCAGGGTAATAGATTCCTTGCAACACAAG ATTGCAGAATGTGAGAAGAGGACTGCCAAATCACATGAAAGCCgcagcttttatatttttaagcgATACTTGAATAAGATTTTAAATGAAGCTGGAAAACTTGGCCTT CCTGAGGAAAGCGTGGGCTACGTCCATTACGATGCTGAGATCATTCTTACAAGACAGACGTATGTGGAGATCCTTAGGTTTGTCAATGAGGAAGCCTGGCAGCCAGGTGCCCTGGATGAGGCACTGAGTGATATTTTGATAAATTTTAAACACCATGATGATCAAGCTTGGAAGTGGAGATTTGAAGATGCTTTTGGAATTGATCTATATAATTTGTTTTTG ctacTCTTGTGCTTAGTGTGCATTGTAATTGTAATAGCTACAGAACTCTGGACACGTATTCTTTGGTTTGTTCAGCTAAAACGTGTTTTATTAATAAGCTTTTTCATCAGTTTTGCATGGAATTGGCTTTACTTGTATAAG ctggctTTTGCTCAGCACCAGGCAGAGATTGCCAAGATGGGGCAGTTTGATAATGTCTGTGAGGAGAAGCTGGACTGGCGGGGAAGTCTTATCG AATGGCTTAGAAGTACATGGACGTTTCAGAACGATCCCTGTCAGAAGTACTATGAAACTCTGCTTGTAAATCCTATTTTGCTGGTTCCACCAACAAAG GCCTTGGCAATAACTTTCACCAACTTTGTAACTGAGCCTTTGAAGCACGTAGGACAAGGTATTGGTGAGTTCATCAAGGCACTTATGAAGGAGATACCATTAATTCTGCAGGTTCCAGTGCTCATTATGATGGCTCTGGCTGTCCTG gCTTTTTGCTATGGTGCAGGATCATCAGTGTCTGCATTAAGATATTTAACGTCTTCTCAGAAGAAAAGTCTTCCTCTGCCTGCGAGTCAGCAGGAGCAAATAGCCTTCGGGCAGTACGAAGGGAGGCCAGCAGATGAGTATTATTTGCAGAAGCATCCTTCTGTCCCCAGAGGCCACCAGGACAGAGGGGATGCCTCCACAAGGCCTCTCCCCACGGCGAGACCGGGCAATGGCAGCAGGAGCCCGGACACGGCGCACACCAGCGACAAGCCGGATGCACAG ATTGTACACTGA
- the CLCC1 gene encoding chloride channel CLIC-like protein 1 isoform X3, whose translation MLFPLVLCAVMLIGSCKVQEDEWIDPTDMLNYDAASGTMRRPYKVEEERGNYHDSEDKALDTVSTEISQSCSRVIDSLQHKIAECEKRTAKSHESRSFYIFKRYLNKILNEAGKLGLPEESVGYVHYDAEIILTRQTYVEILRFVNEEAWQPGALDEALSDILINFKHHDDQAWKWRFEDAFGIDLYNLFLLLLCLVCIVIVIATELWTRILWFVQLKRVLLISFFISFAWNWLYLYKLAFAQHQAEIAKMGQFDNVCEEKLDWRGSLIEWLRSTWTFQNDPCQKYYETLLVNPILLVPPTKAFCYGAGSSVSALRYLTSSQKKSLPLPASQQEQIAFGQYEGRPADEYYLQKHPSVPRGHQDRGDASTRPLPTARPGNGSRSPDTAHTSDKPDAQNRLYTESEVHRLGNLKAENLNEEPALEQQKQETGKAEGETGENGDPNRNLEGKSSAMEPSEEKKKIVLHDSQERD comes from the exons ATGCTGTTTCCTTTGGTATTGTGTGCAGTTATGCTGATAGGGAGCTGTAAAGTTCAAGAAGATGAATGGATTGACCCCACTGATATGCTCAATTATGATGCAGCATCAGGAACAATGAGAAGACCTTACAAGGTAGAAGAAGAAAGG GGAAACTATCATGACTCTGAGGATAAGGCTCTGGATACAGTCAGTACTGAAATCTCACAAAGTTGTTCCAGGGTAATAGATTCCTTGCAACACAAG ATTGCAGAATGTGAGAAGAGGACTGCCAAATCACATGAAAGCCgcagcttttatatttttaagcgATACTTGAATAAGATTTTAAATGAAGCTGGAAAACTTGGCCTT CCTGAGGAAAGCGTGGGCTACGTCCATTACGATGCTGAGATCATTCTTACAAGACAGACGTATGTGGAGATCCTTAGGTTTGTCAATGAGGAAGCCTGGCAGCCAGGTGCCCTGGATGAGGCACTGAGTGATATTTTGATAAATTTTAAACACCATGATGATCAAGCTTGGAAGTGGAGATTTGAAGATGCTTTTGGAATTGATCTATATAATTTGTTTTTG ctacTCTTGTGCTTAGTGTGCATTGTAATTGTAATAGCTACAGAACTCTGGACACGTATTCTTTGGTTTGTTCAGCTAAAACGTGTTTTATTAATAAGCTTTTTCATCAGTTTTGCATGGAATTGGCTTTACTTGTATAAG ctggctTTTGCTCAGCACCAGGCAGAGATTGCCAAGATGGGGCAGTTTGATAATGTCTGTGAGGAGAAGCTGGACTGGCGGGGAAGTCTTATCG AATGGCTTAGAAGTACATGGACGTTTCAGAACGATCCCTGTCAGAAGTACTATGAAACTCTGCTTGTAAATCCTATTTTGCTGGTTCCACCAACAAAG gCTTTTTGCTATGGTGCAGGATCATCAGTGTCTGCATTAAGATATTTAACGTCTTCTCAGAAGAAAAGTCTTCCTCTGCCTGCGAGTCAGCAGGAGCAAATAGCCTTCGGGCAGTACGAAGGGAGGCCAGCAGATGAGTATTATTTGCAGAAGCATCCTTCTGTCCCCAGAGGCCACCAGGACAGAGGGGATGCCTCCACAAGGCCTCTCCCCACGGCGAGACCGGGCAATGGCAGCAGGAGCCCGGACACGGCGCACACCAGCGACAAGCCGGATGCACAG AACAGATTGTACACTGAATCTGAAGTGCATAGACTTGGAAATCTCAAAGCTGAAAACTTGAATGAAGAACCTGCACTTGAGCAGCAAAAACAGGAGACAGGTAAAGCTGAGGGAGAGACTGGAGAAAATGGTGACCCTAATAGAAACCTAGAAGGGAAAAGTTCTGCTATGGAACCatctgaagagaagaaaaagattgtTTTACATGACTCCCAGGAAAGAGACTAA
- the CLCC1 gene encoding chloride channel CLIC-like protein 1 isoform X1: MLFPLVLCAVMLIGSCKVQEDEWIDPTDMLNYDAASGTMRRPYKVEEERGNYHDSEDKALDTVSTEISQSCSRVIDSLQHKIAECEKRTAKSHESRSFYIFKRYLNKILNEAGKLGLPEESVGYVHYDAEIILTRQTYVEILRFVNEEAWQPGALDEALSDILINFKHHDDQAWKWRFEDAFGIDLYNLFLLLLCLVCIVIVIATELWTRILWFVQLKRVLLISFFISFAWNWLYLYKLAFAQHQAEIAKMGQFDNVCEEKLDWRGSLIEWLRSTWTFQNDPCQKYYETLLVNPILLVPPTKALAITFTNFVTEPLKHVGQGIGEFIKALMKEIPLILQVPVLIMMALAVLAFCYGAGSSVSALRYLTSSQKKSLPLPASQQEQIAFGQYEGRPADEYYLQKHPSVPRGHQDRGDASTRPLPTARPGNGSRSPDTAHTSDKPDAQNRLYTESEVHRLGNLKAENLNEEPALEQQKQETGKAEGETGENGDPNRNLEGKSSAMEPSEEKKKIVLHDSQERD, from the exons ATGCTGTTTCCTTTGGTATTGTGTGCAGTTATGCTGATAGGGAGCTGTAAAGTTCAAGAAGATGAATGGATTGACCCCACTGATATGCTCAATTATGATGCAGCATCAGGAACAATGAGAAGACCTTACAAGGTAGAAGAAGAAAGG GGAAACTATCATGACTCTGAGGATAAGGCTCTGGATACAGTCAGTACTGAAATCTCACAAAGTTGTTCCAGGGTAATAGATTCCTTGCAACACAAG ATTGCAGAATGTGAGAAGAGGACTGCCAAATCACATGAAAGCCgcagcttttatatttttaagcgATACTTGAATAAGATTTTAAATGAAGCTGGAAAACTTGGCCTT CCTGAGGAAAGCGTGGGCTACGTCCATTACGATGCTGAGATCATTCTTACAAGACAGACGTATGTGGAGATCCTTAGGTTTGTCAATGAGGAAGCCTGGCAGCCAGGTGCCCTGGATGAGGCACTGAGTGATATTTTGATAAATTTTAAACACCATGATGATCAAGCTTGGAAGTGGAGATTTGAAGATGCTTTTGGAATTGATCTATATAATTTGTTTTTG ctacTCTTGTGCTTAGTGTGCATTGTAATTGTAATAGCTACAGAACTCTGGACACGTATTCTTTGGTTTGTTCAGCTAAAACGTGTTTTATTAATAAGCTTTTTCATCAGTTTTGCATGGAATTGGCTTTACTTGTATAAG ctggctTTTGCTCAGCACCAGGCAGAGATTGCCAAGATGGGGCAGTTTGATAATGTCTGTGAGGAGAAGCTGGACTGGCGGGGAAGTCTTATCG AATGGCTTAGAAGTACATGGACGTTTCAGAACGATCCCTGTCAGAAGTACTATGAAACTCTGCTTGTAAATCCTATTTTGCTGGTTCCACCAACAAAG GCCTTGGCAATAACTTTCACCAACTTTGTAACTGAGCCTTTGAAGCACGTAGGACAAGGTATTGGTGAGTTCATCAAGGCACTTATGAAGGAGATACCATTAATTCTGCAGGTTCCAGTGCTCATTATGATGGCTCTGGCTGTCCTG gCTTTTTGCTATGGTGCAGGATCATCAGTGTCTGCATTAAGATATTTAACGTCTTCTCAGAAGAAAAGTCTTCCTCTGCCTGCGAGTCAGCAGGAGCAAATAGCCTTCGGGCAGTACGAAGGGAGGCCAGCAGATGAGTATTATTTGCAGAAGCATCCTTCTGTCCCCAGAGGCCACCAGGACAGAGGGGATGCCTCCACAAGGCCTCTCCCCACGGCGAGACCGGGCAATGGCAGCAGGAGCCCGGACACGGCGCACACCAGCGACAAGCCGGATGCACAG AACAGATTGTACACTGAATCTGAAGTGCATAGACTTGGAAATCTCAAAGCTGAAAACTTGAATGAAGAACCTGCACTTGAGCAGCAAAAACAGGAGACAGGTAAAGCTGAGGGAGAGACTGGAGAAAATGGTGACCCTAATAGAAACCTAGAAGGGAAAAGTTCTGCTATGGAACCatctgaagagaagaaaaagattgtTTTACATGACTCCCAGGAAAGAGACTAA